A segment of the Candidatus Hydrogenedentota bacterium genome:
CCGCGCCGCAGGTGCGCCTCCGCGATATAGCGCGGAAACACGGCGTCCGCGAATCCCAGCGCGATGCAGGTCTCTCCGAAATCGATGGCGTCGCGATAGTAACGCAACTCGATGAGCGACCAGAGCGCGTTGATGTAGACCCCGCGCGCGTCCGTGCCCGCGTCGATCGCGGTACGATAGGCCTCAAGAGCTTCCTTCCAGTGCTGCTGCCGGAAATGAAAGTCGCCGGTTACTTTGTGCACGCGCGGGTGGTCAGGCGCTTTTTCACGCGCCCGCGCGATTTCGGCCCAGGCCTCCCGGAAACTGGCGTGATTGAGATAGCTTTCGGCGGCATTCAGGTACGGATTCGGGTCGTGCGCGCGCGCGTAGCCGACGCGCCGCGCAAGGGCCAGGTTGCCCAGCAGCGTCACCGCGAATACGGCCGCAAGAATAACGCCCCAGAGAACGAGGACCAGCAGCGGCTTCTGGAACTGTTTCTTGCGCATGTTACTGCGCCCCTTTCCCGCCTAAGACCACGCGCACCGTGGAGAACATGATCTTGAGGTCGTTCAGCAGCGAGAGGGTGCCGA
Coding sequences within it:
- a CDS encoding tetratricopeptide repeat protein; this encodes MRKKQFQKPLLVLVLWGVILAAVFAVTLLGNLALARRVGYARAHDPNPYLNAAESYLNHASFREAWAEIARAREKAPDHPRVHKVTGDFHFRQQHWKEALEAYRTAIDAGTDARGVYINALWSLIELRYYRDAIDFGETCIALGFADAVFPRYIAEAHLRRGDPNAAIPYLERAMEGYANDLHLMKQLAEAYRVTGRRTRAHELQKRIDALEAPAERASAGG